One part of the Aurantibacillus circumpalustris genome encodes these proteins:
- a CDS encoding tetratricopeptide repeat protein, translated as MGIKDSSIAKILNALCNAYRDNNPDKALDYGTQAVALSEKIVWKKGIALAYNSIGIVYKNQDNYPEALKNYFASLKIKEEIGDKKGIAGSYNNIGTIYMARGNYPEALKMYLSALKINEETGNKNWLLINYRNIGQIYHKQGNNSEALKNYFVALKIAEELGDKNQIAGSNEYIAGAYMDQGNYTEALKKYFSVLEVVEETGKKNSIVSCYGNIALIYALQHNYLEALKITFAALKVSEDIGAKAHIAASYINIGTYYLQMNRAKEGKTWLQKGLTLSRALGRSDDIMENYKNLAEADSALGNYRGAFENYKLYILYRDSIFNNENTKKLTQTEMQFEFDKKEALTKAEQEKKDALALEEIEKQKLVRNGFIGGFTVVLLFAGVFFRQRNKIKQGNRELQIAKERAEKSERLEQQFLANMSHEIRTPMNAVMGMTNLVLDSPLNPKQKFYLDIIKKSADNLLYIINDILDLSKIEAGKLDVEKIDFSIETVSKQVMQTLQHKAEEKGLELVLNLDSALPAVVLGDPVRLNQILMNLAGNAIKFTEKGSVAIEVKKNASEIKFSIIDTGIGIPKDKLQTVFESFSQANSSDTRKYGGTGLGLTISRQLVELMGGKINIESKEGSGTTFWFSMPFEEGSEAGLKQRLAKEENVDGSILDALNILVVDDNEYNRIVAKDTLESKSKAKVTAVDSAKEAIKLLQQKTFDVVLMDVQMPDMNGFEATQYIRTKLDAPLNTIPIVALTASVLRADLDKCTAAGMNSYIPKPFKTSQLIAGIAQVLNIELVISKETQSETNKPETRNSQITNLDYLHKFCEGDKTKMKKYIGLYTSAAPTLISNINDALKKNNLEELANQIHGFKTKWIMMGMTETKNLAMEIENQCREGKSDEKLFSNINELVSQIRTSISELS; from the coding sequence ATGGGTATAAAGGATAGCTCCATTGCGAAAATTTTGAACGCGCTCTGTAATGCATATCGAGATAACAATCCCGACAAAGCTCTAGATTACGGCACCCAAGCGGTGGCTTTATCCGAAAAAATTGTTTGGAAGAAGGGGATTGCACTGGCGTACAATAGTATTGGGATTGTTTATAAGAATCAGGACAATTACCCCGAGGCTTTGAAAAATTACTTTGCCTCTTTAAAAATAAAAGAAGAAATCGGGGATAAAAAAGGAATAGCAGGTTCATACAATAACATTGGAACTATATACATGGCACGGGGCAATTACCCTGAAGCCTTGAAAATGTACCTTTCTGCTTTAAAAATAAATGAAGAGACCGGCAACAAAAATTGGCTTTTAATCAATTATCGGAATATCGGGCAGATTTATCATAAGCAGGGCAATAATTCAGAAGCTTTAAAAAACTATTTTGTTGCTTTGAAAATAGCTGAAGAACTTGGGGATAAGAACCAAATAGCGGGCTCTAACGAGTATATCGCAGGTGCTTATATGGATCAGGGCAATTACACCGAAGCTTTAAAAAAGTACTTTTCTGTTTTGGAAGTAGTAGAGGAAACGGGGAAAAAAAATTCGATTGTCAGTTGTTATGGAAATATTGCTCTCATTTATGCCCTTCAGCACAACTACCTTGAAGCCCTGAAAATCACTTTTGCTGCTTTGAAAGTATCGGAAGATATCGGGGCTAAAGCGCATATAGCCGCTTCTTACATTAACATCGGGACTTACTACCTCCAGATGAACCGCGCAAAAGAAGGGAAGACATGGCTGCAAAAAGGATTGACATTAAGCAGAGCATTAGGTCGATCAGACGATATTATGGAAAACTACAAAAACCTTGCAGAAGCCGACAGCGCCTTAGGCAATTACAGAGGCGCCTTTGAAAATTACAAACTTTATATTCTATACAGAGATAGTATTTTTAATAATGAAAATACGAAAAAGCTCACTCAAACCGAAATGCAATTTGAGTTTGATAAAAAAGAAGCTTTAACAAAAGCTGAACAAGAAAAAAAAGATGCCTTGGCACTTGAAGAAATAGAAAAACAAAAATTAGTGCGTAATGGCTTTATCGGTGGCTTTACGGTGGTGCTGCTTTTTGCGGGCGTATTTTTCAGGCAGCGCAATAAAATTAAACAGGGTAACCGCGAATTACAAATCGCCAAAGAACGCGCAGAGAAATCAGAACGCTTAGAACAACAGTTCTTAGCTAACATGAGCCATGAAATTCGAACACCCATGAATGCTGTGATGGGAATGACCAACCTGGTTTTAGACTCGCCTTTAAATCCTAAACAAAAATTTTATCTCGACATCATTAAAAAATCTGCGGATAATTTATTGTACATCATCAACGATATTTTAGACCTCTCTAAAATAGAAGCTGGCAAACTCGATGTTGAAAAAATTGATTTCTCAATTGAAACCGTTAGCAAACAAGTGATGCAAACCTTACAACACAAAGCAGAAGAAAAAGGATTAGAACTGGTTTTAAATTTAGATTCTGCTCTTCCAGCTGTGGTGTTGGGTGATCCGGTGCGGCTTAATCAAATCTTAATGAACTTGGCAGGCAATGCCATTAAGTTTACCGAAAAAGGAAGCGTGGCCATTGAAGTGAAAAAAAACGCATCTGAAATTAAATTTTCAATTATAGATACCGGTATTGGCATTCCAAAAGATAAATTACAAACCGTGTTTGAAAGTTTCTCGCAGGCGAATAGTTCTGATACCCGCAAATATGGTGGCACGGGATTGGGATTAACCATTAGTCGGCAGTTAGTAGAATTAATGGGCGGCAAAATAAACATCGAAAGTAAAGAAGGCTCAGGCACTACTTTTTGGTTTAGCATGCCTTTTGAAGAAGGTTCCGAAGCAGGATTAAAACAACGGCTTGCCAAAGAAGAAAACGTGGACGGAAGCATTTTAGATGCTTTAAATATACTCGTGGTTGACGATAACGAGTACAACCGTATTGTAGCCAAAGATACTTTGGAATCAAAATCGAAAGCAAAAGTTACTGCCGTCGACAGCGCTAAAGAAGCTATAAAACTATTACAACAAAAAACATTTGATGTGGTTTTGATGGACGTTCAAATGCCGGACATGAATGGATTTGAAGCGACACAATACATCAGAACAAAATTAGACGCGCCACTCAACACCATTCCCATTGTGGCTTTAACAGCCAGTGTACTAAGAGCTGATTTGGATAAATGTACCGCTGCGGGTATGAACTCTTATATTCCAAAACCTTTTAAGACTTCGCAACTCATTGCAGGCATTGCGCAGGTGTTAAATATTGAATTAGTAATCAGCAAGGAAACCCAATCTGAAACAAATAAACCAGAAACAAGAAATTCACAAATCACCAATCTCGATTATTTGCATAAATTTTGCGAAGGCGATAAAACAAAAATGAAAAAGTACATTGGTCTTTATACATCTGCAGCACCAACATTAATCTCCAACATTAACGATGCCCTCAAAAAAAATAATTTAGAAGAACTCGCCAATCAAATTCACGGCTTTAAAACCAAGTGGATTATGATGGGCATGACAGAAACAAAAAATCTCGCCATGGAAATTGAAAATCAATGCAGAGAAGGAAAAAGCGATGAAAAGTTGTTTTCAAATATAAACGAGCTAGTAAGCCAAATTAGAACGTCGATAAGTGAGTTATCATAG
- a CDS encoding aminotransferase class V-fold PLP-dependent enzyme, translated as MSILKDKFLLNPEITYLNFGSFGACPKVIFEDYQKWQRELEVEPAQFITVNSPVYLKGAREALANYIHCAADDLVYVTNPSYAINIIAKSLKLNSGDEILSTDLEYGALDRTWNYYTKQAKAKYVRQKIHLPLVSKEKLIEDFFAGLSSKTKAIFISHITSSTALILPVKEICAIAKQKGLLTIVDGAHVPGHIDLNLSELEADIYTGACHKWMLTAKGCSFLYVKKELQELFDPLVVSWGYEADSPSSSQFLDYHQMQGTRDISAFLTVPRAIAFLKENDWKTVASDSRALVQKNAQFFCDLVGAQPLCPITDEFLGQMFSIPINPLSAERLQRYLFQTYNIEIPVMVHGESTYLRYSINAFNTQKDLDHLSIALKEIIEVTDFIAVPERLNK; from the coding sequence GTGAGTATATTAAAAGACAAATTTCTTCTTAATCCTGAAATCACTTATTTGAATTTTGGTTCATTTGGTGCGTGTCCCAAAGTGATTTTTGAAGATTATCAAAAATGGCAAAGAGAGTTGGAAGTAGAACCGGCGCAATTTATCACAGTAAATAGTCCAGTTTATTTAAAAGGAGCGCGTGAAGCACTGGCAAACTATATTCATTGCGCTGCAGATGATTTGGTTTATGTTACAAACCCATCTTACGCAATTAACATTATTGCAAAAAGCCTTAAGCTAAATTCGGGTGATGAAATATTGAGTACCGATCTCGAATACGGTGCTTTAGATCGCACGTGGAATTATTATACAAAACAAGCTAAGGCAAAGTATGTGCGACAAAAAATTCACTTACCACTTGTAAGTAAGGAAAAACTTATTGAGGATTTTTTCGCAGGACTTAGTTCTAAAACAAAAGCCATCTTTATTAGTCATATTACCAGTAGCACAGCGTTGATATTGCCGGTAAAAGAAATATGCGCCATTGCTAAACAAAAAGGTTTACTAACGATAGTGGATGGGGCACATGTACCTGGACATATTGATTTGAATCTTTCTGAACTGGAAGCAGATATTTACACAGGAGCATGTCACAAATGGATGCTAACTGCTAAAGGTTGTTCATTTTTGTACGTGAAAAAAGAACTACAGGAATTATTTGATCCTTTAGTGGTAAGTTGGGGTTATGAAGCAGACTCTCCCTCTTCGTCACAATTTCTAGACTATCATCAAATGCAAGGCACCAGAGATATTTCAGCATTTTTAACTGTTCCAAGAGCGATTGCTTTTTTAAAGGAAAATGACTGGAAGACAGTCGCGTCAGACAGCAGAGCTCTAGTGCAAAAAAACGCGCAATTTTTTTGCGATTTAGTTGGGGCGCAACCTTTATGTCCTATTACAGACGAGTTCCTAGGACAAATGTTCAGTATACCGATTAACCCTTTGAGTGCAGAACGTTTGCAACGGTATTTGTTTCAAACCTATAACATTGAAATTCCTGTTATGGTTCATGGAGAATCAACCTATCTGCGTTATTCCATCAATGCTTTCAATACTCAAAAAGACTTAGATCACCTTTCAATAGCTTTAAAAGAAATTATTGAGGTAACGGATTTTATTGCTGTACCCGAAAGATTGAATAAGTAG
- a CDS encoding LysE family transporter, whose protein sequence is MLSIISIFLASCLMSFVGSLQLGPVNLFVINSALHENQRTAFLVAIGGSLPEFIYCTLAVYANHFFQKSLLFQMVFHYVFILILIGVAVVFWTKKPGVIKVQSKVANSHSDLKTIFKGFTLAFFNPQLLPFWMFVNVFFNSINFLQTKSEWHNFSFILGSGFGALTFLILLTIFVNKYKLQLLTYINSRFYFKALSFLFIAIAIQQLFLLAYNTK, encoded by the coding sequence ATGCTCTCAATTATATCTATTTTCCTAGCAAGTTGTTTAATGAGTTTTGTGGGTTCTTTGCAACTGGGGCCGGTAAACTTATTTGTCATCAATAGTGCTTTGCATGAAAACCAACGTACTGCATTTTTGGTAGCAATTGGAGGTAGTTTACCGGAATTCATTTACTGTACGCTTGCAGTTTATGCGAATCACTTTTTTCAAAAGTCTCTCTTATTTCAGATGGTATTTCACTACGTTTTTATATTGATTTTAATTGGCGTTGCGGTAGTATTTTGGACAAAAAAACCAGGTGTAATAAAAGTACAATCTAAGGTGGCAAATTCACATAGCGATTTAAAAACTATCTTCAAAGGCTTCACTTTAGCCTTTTTTAACCCCCAGCTTTTACCTTTTTGGATGTTTGTGAATGTGTTTTTCAATTCAATTAATTTTTTACAAACTAAATCCGAATGGCACAATTTTTCGTTTATATTAGGGTCAGGTTTTGGTGCACTTACATTTTTAATTCTCTTGACTATATTTGTAAACAAATATAAATTGCAACTGCTAACCTACATAAATAGCCGATTTTATTTTAAAGCACTTTCATTCTTATTCATTGCCATTGCTATTCAACAATTATTTTTACTCGCCTACAATACTAAATGA
- the dusB gene encoding tRNA dihydrouridine synthase DusB translates to MIKIGNIELPDFPLLLAPMEDVSDPPFRYVCKQYGADLMYTEFISSEGLIRDAIKSRKKLDIFDYERPIGIQIFGGDEEAMAMSAKIVDATQPDIVDINFGCPVKKVVCKGAGAGVLKDVDLMVRLTKAVIKSTSLPVTVKTRLGWDESMINIMEVAERLQDIGVQALAIHGRTRAQMYKGSANWKYIADVKNNPRIKIPIFGNGDIDSPEKALEYKNKYGIDGIMIGRAAIGYPWIFNEIKHYFKTGEHLPKPILQNRVDVAKTHVLKSVEWKGEKLGLLEMRNHYANYFKGIPNFKETRTKLVTLSSTSEIIEVLDSVLHMPELLAV, encoded by the coding sequence TTGATTAAGATAGGTAATATAGAGCTCCCCGATTTCCCATTATTATTGGCTCCCATGGAAGATGTGAGTGATCCACCTTTCCGTTATGTTTGCAAACAATATGGCGCAGACCTTATGTACACTGAGTTCATTAGCAGCGAAGGTTTAATTCGCGACGCCATTAAAAGCCGTAAAAAGCTCGATATTTTTGATTACGAACGTCCTATTGGCATTCAAATTTTTGGTGGAGACGAAGAAGCAATGGCTATGTCAGCTAAAATAGTCGATGCCACACAACCCGATATTGTAGATATTAATTTTGGTTGCCCCGTTAAAAAGGTAGTTTGTAAAGGCGCTGGTGCTGGGGTTTTAAAGGATGTAGACTTAATGGTGCGTTTAACAAAAGCAGTTATAAAAAGTACCTCTTTACCAGTAACAGTTAAAACGCGCTTGGGCTGGGACGAGTCTATGATTAACATTATGGAAGTTGCTGAACGCCTTCAGGACATTGGTGTGCAAGCTCTGGCGATACATGGTCGCACCCGCGCGCAAATGTATAAAGGCAGTGCCAACTGGAAATACATTGCAGATGTAAAAAATAATCCACGCATAAAAATTCCAATATTTGGAAACGGTGATATTGATTCTCCTGAAAAAGCTCTGGAGTATAAAAACAAGTATGGTATTGATGGGATCATGATTGGACGTGCTGCAATTGGTTATCCATGGATTTTTAACGAGATCAAACATTATTTTAAAACAGGTGAACATTTACCTAAACCAATTTTGCAGAATCGTGTGGATGTGGCTAAAACACACGTTTTAAAATCGGTTGAATGGAAAGGTGAAAAATTAGGTCTGTTAGAGATGCGCAATCATTACGCAAATTATTTTAAAGGCATTCCGAATTTTAAAGAAACCCGTACTAAGTTAGTTACCTTGAGTTCTACTTCTGAAATTATAGAGGTTTTGGATAGCGTGCTTCATATGCCGGAATTGTTGGCGGTTTAG
- a CDS encoding IS4 family transposase — protein sequence MRTGNHFKNKIISLKERLKELRIYSLSHSCNFQKRRTKKIDPLNLILSFYNCNLNGSFSLSGWAFHLSQLINKPISKQAIFERVDADFINLCRELLNRSFNSKRTVNKFMKKFSNVYIQDSTCIHLPSSLYEFYQGNKTYTGNHSVAKIQVIYNLMKNTFEELMVTSFTRNDQAASADILQYISAGDLIVRDLGYFVLRSLKEILKKGAHFICPLRKDVHLFFPHNNQLIDLKKLLKNKKYLKQTVLLGKEEKVPVTLFAIKLDRKTASYRQKCAIQDRDRRKKLTIEKLHLLGWDVFVSSCADLEPQVIQDIYKIRWHIEIVFKSWKSHLKLEKNIPKRLNRPFIPEAIIYLTLLLTVLFIMPVYRLAIKTFKGISLIKTTRFIVGLMPRSDWTLSQVQLNNSRRLITYETRNRANFTDKVAFLT from the coding sequence ATGCGCACAGGAAACCATTTCAAAAATAAAATTATCTCTTTAAAAGAAAGACTAAAAGAATTAAGAATTTATTCACTTTCTCATTCATGCAATTTTCAAAAGCGACGAACCAAAAAAATCGATCCTTTAAATTTGATTTTGAGTTTTTACAATTGTAACCTAAATGGTTCGTTTTCTCTTTCTGGCTGGGCTTTTCATCTAAGTCAACTTATAAATAAACCGATTTCGAAACAGGCTATTTTTGAGCGAGTTGATGCTGATTTTATAAATTTATGTCGCGAACTTTTAAATAGATCTTTTAATTCTAAGCGCACGGTAAATAAATTCATGAAAAAATTCAGTAATGTTTACATTCAAGATAGCACCTGTATTCACTTACCAAGCTCATTGTATGAATTTTATCAGGGAAATAAAACTTACACAGGTAATCACTCCGTTGCGAAGATTCAGGTTATCTATAATTTAATGAAGAATACATTTGAAGAACTAATGGTTACTTCTTTTACCAGAAATGATCAGGCAGCTTCCGCTGACATCTTGCAATATATTAGCGCGGGCGACTTAATAGTAAGGGATTTAGGTTATTTTGTTTTAAGATCTCTTAAAGAGATTCTTAAGAAAGGAGCGCATTTTATTTGTCCATTACGAAAAGATGTTCATTTGTTTTTCCCACATAACAATCAACTCATTGATTTGAAGAAGCTATTAAAAAACAAAAAGTATTTGAAACAGACTGTTCTTTTAGGTAAAGAAGAAAAAGTACCTGTTACACTTTTTGCAATTAAATTAGATCGTAAAACAGCAAGCTATAGACAAAAATGCGCTATTCAGGATCGTGACAGAAGAAAAAAACTTACAATAGAAAAACTTCATTTATTAGGATGGGATGTTTTTGTAAGTTCTTGTGCAGACCTTGAACCACAAGTAATACAAGATATTTACAAAATAAGGTGGCATATAGAAATAGTTTTTAAATCATGGAAAAGTCATCTAAAATTAGAAAAAAACATCCCTAAAAGACTAAACCGACCATTTATTCCTGAAGCAATTATTTACCTCACCTTACTTTTGACTGTCTTATTTATAATGCCTGTATACCGACTAGCAATAAAAACATTTAAGGGTATAAGCTTAATAAAAACAACAAGATTTATTGTAGGATTAATGCCGCGATCGGATTGGACCTTAAGTCAAGTACAACTTAATAATAGTCGAAGATTAATAACCTACGAAACAAGGAATAGAGCGAACTTTACCGATAAAGTGGCATTTTTAACTTGA
- a CDS encoding dihydrofolate reductase family protein, with the protein MRKINSFTFLTLNGFYKGPGDDTSWHKHGEEESKFSEQQLEAGNILLFGKTTFEMMQSFWPTPMAAELFPKVAKGMNEAEKIVISNSLKKTDWKNTKILRGDIIKQIQELKASKGKNITILGSGSIVSLLTNAELIDEYQIMIDPVAITKGTAIFNNITTNLDLKLTESRVFKSSGTVLLTYKKV; encoded by the coding sequence ATGCGGAAAATAAATTCGTTTACCTTTTTAACACTGAACGGTTTTTACAAAGGCCCTGGCGATGATACCAGTTGGCACAAGCACGGCGAAGAAGAAAGCAAATTTTCAGAGCAGCAACTAGAAGCTGGCAACATTCTTCTTTTTGGAAAAACCACTTTTGAAATGATGCAAAGTTTTTGGCCAACGCCCATGGCAGCTGAACTTTTCCCTAAAGTTGCTAAGGGAATGAATGAAGCAGAAAAAATTGTCATTTCAAATTCACTTAAGAAAACCGATTGGAAAAACACAAAGATTTTAAGAGGAGATATTATTAAACAAATCCAAGAATTAAAAGCAAGTAAAGGCAAAAACATCACCATTTTAGGCAGTGGAAGTATTGTATCTCTGTTAACGAACGCTGAGCTTATTGACGAATACCAAATTATGATTGATCCCGTAGCAATTACAAAAGGGACAGCTATTTTTAATAACATCACTACTAACTTAGATTTAAAGTTAACAGAGTCGAGAGTTTTTAAAAGTAGCGGTACAGTTTTGCTTACTTACAAAAAAGTATAA
- a CDS encoding Crp/Fnr family transcriptional regulator, whose protein sequence is MTEDNKYWYLRNHKLFDQLSKNEVEDLCIISHMKSAEKNDIIFFSESEVKKIFILKYGTVKICREDKYGKEIITEMLTEGDIFGHINASSTKIEYAKVLSDQVKLCFFEIDNFKSVLKNNPNLSLKYADAVNEKLISFQQKYEDLIFKDVDTRVLDFFKNYASHHGKVTGNMVEMEMMLTHQDIADYTASSRQSVTTIINKLVEKGKIVYEGRKKVIIPNIKDL, encoded by the coding sequence ATGACAGAAGACAATAAATATTGGTATTTGAGAAACCATAAGTTGTTTGATCAGTTAAGCAAAAACGAAGTAGAAGACCTTTGTATCATTTCACATATGAAGTCTGCTGAAAAAAATGACATTATTTTTTTTTCAGAGTCGGAAGTCAAAAAAATATTCATACTTAAATACGGTACAGTTAAAATTTGTAGAGAAGATAAATACGGTAAAGAAATAATTACAGAAATGCTTACCGAAGGGGACATTTTTGGCCATATAAATGCTTCGTCCACCAAAATAGAATACGCTAAGGTTCTTAGCGATCAGGTAAAACTTTGTTTTTTCGAAATCGATAATTTTAAGAGTGTGCTTAAAAACAATCCTAATCTTTCGCTTAAGTACGCAGATGCCGTTAACGAAAAACTTATTTCGTTTCAACAAAAGTATGAAGACCTTATTTTTAAAGATGTAGATACAAGAGTACTCGATTTTTTTAAAAATTACGCCAGTCATCATGGAAAAGTAACAGGTAATATGGTTGAAATGGAAATGATGTTAACCCATCAAGATATTGCAGACTACACTGCCTCGTCGCGGCAATCGGTGACAACCATCATTAATAAACTGGTTGAAAAAGGAAAGATTGTTTACGAAGGCCGGAAAAAGGTAATTATTCCCAATATAAAAGATTTGTAG
- a CDS encoding VOC family protein: MKNKLYPCLWFDGKAKEAAEYYCSIFKNSKITSENPLVIIFELNGFKFMGLNGGPNYKFSPATSFVIECDTQEEIDHYWEKLGEGGVYNQCGWLDDKFGMSWQIVPSILGKLMSDPEKSQRVIQAFMQMKKFEIEKLLNA; this comes from the coding sequence ATGAAAAACAAACTTTATCCCTGTTTATGGTTTGATGGAAAAGCCAAAGAAGCTGCTGAGTATTATTGCTCTATTTTTAAAAATTCAAAAATCACTTCTGAAAACCCTCTTGTGATAATTTTTGAATTAAACGGATTTAAATTTATGGGCTTGAATGGTGGACCTAATTACAAATTTTCTCCTGCAACTTCTTTCGTTATTGAATGTGATACGCAAGAAGAGATAGATCATTATTGGGAAAAATTAGGTGAAGGCGGCGTTTACAATCAATGCGGATGGCTCGATGATAAATTTGGAATGTCATGGCAAATTGTTCCTTCTATCCTTGGAAAACTCATGTCTGATCCTGAAAAATCTCAAAGAGTTATTCAGGCCTTTATGCAAATGAAAAAATTTGAGATTGAAAAACTCCTTAATGCCTAA
- a CDS encoding response regulator → MEFTKPIKIFVVDDDVMLTEALSDYLTRKVAHQVSCFHTGEEALRRIGDNPDIVILDFYMNTVKKDAATGLEILEVIHKHYPSTMVIMLSSQESYVKAAQTISKGAIQYVIKDEDAFEKIMQQIESM, encoded by the coding sequence ATGGAATTTACAAAACCAATAAAAATATTCGTTGTAGATGACGACGTGATGTTAACCGAAGCCTTAAGTGATTATCTTACCCGAAAGGTAGCTCATCAAGTTTCTTGTTTTCACACCGGCGAAGAAGCTTTGAGGCGAATTGGCGACAACCCGGACATCGTTATACTTGATTTTTATATGAACACTGTGAAAAAGGATGCTGCTACTGGTTTGGAAATATTGGAAGTAATTCACAAACATTATCCTAGCACAATGGTAATCATGCTTTCGAGTCAGGAAAGTTACGTGAAGGCTGCTCAAACTATTTCAAAAGGAGCGATTCAATATGTGATTAAAGATGAAGATGCATTTGAAAAAATCATGCAACAAATCGAAAGTATGTAA